TCGGTGTCATTTTCATAAGATAGAAAAATAGAAAGTTTACAAAAAATAAGTTTTTTCAAATTGAGTTTGCAAAACGATACAAGGTGAGATGTATTATTGCCTTATGATTTTACACGAGAGGAAGTATGCTAAAGATGTGTCATCAGAGTAAATTTAAACAATCTGACTACTATTTCTCAAGGTGAATAAGGTTATTTCTGGTCGTGCACAGAATCTTATCGGTAAACAAGAAGTTCCAATGCCTTTATTTACATACATAATTGTTTTTCCTTCCCGAAACAATCCTGATGCATAGCGGATACAAAATTTAGAAGATGTAACCAGAGACCCATAAAAAGGCAGATTGACCTGCCCGCCATGAGTATGGCCTGCTATGACAAAATCAATATCTCTATACTGAATCATTTCCATAATGTCTGGATTATGGGACAATAAGATTTTTGGTTTATTATCCATGCCCTTCAGGGTAGCTTCTAAATTAACTTTCCCTTCCCATAAATCATCTATACCTGCAATAAAAATATAATCCTTTTTTCTATATAGGGGGATATGTCTGTTGATTAATACATGGATACCTTCCTTACGGAGTGTATCGAAAGCGCTTCCTTTATTATCATGATTTCCTACTACGGCAAAAATACCTTCTTTTGCCTGTAATTCTGCCAATTCTTTTGTGACGGGCAGGAGAAAATTATCGGAATTATGGATATAGTCGCCTGTCAAAACAATAATGTCAGGAGCTAATGCATTTACCTTCCGGACACATCTTCGGATAAATTCCCGGGGAACATATTTGCCATGATGAATATCAGAGAGTTGCGCAATCGTCATTCCCTCAAATCGTTTTGGCAGGGCATTAATCTTTATGGTGATAGCGTTTATTTCAACCCAGCGAGGTTCTAACAGGCGGCTATAACCCCCAAGGGATGCAGTTACAACTATATGACCAAACGCGCTTTGCATGAAAGTACGTCGGGAAATCATTCTTCATCCTCGTTGCATGGATTATATTTGAACATACGTATAGATTAAACTGTACGCTTTGAACTGGACTCCGGGATTTACATGCATACAGTGAAACAGAATCATGTGAAATGTTTTAACTCAATCGAAGGTAATCGAAGATCTAATTGAACATATAGGGAGTTTAATTATGTAAGGCGCCCCCTAGAGTTACCTGGCAAGGCTCAAGCTCGCCCTACGTCACTTCTGTTTTTTCATGAGTGCTACCAGGGATAATCTAATGTATTTTATCTGTCTTGTATCAAGAAAATCATCATCTTTTAAGATCACAGGGGGATGCACAATCTGCACAAATTCCTTCTTCCCACTCTTCTTTAACAAATGATATCCAGTCTTCCGGGGAGTTTCGGCAGGACAAACATATTCCAAGATCACAAAGCCCTTCAACTGCGTTGCTTGCATCATTTATTGCAGCTCCACAGCATGCGCATTGCCAGGTAATCATATCACTGCTTATATGGCCACCTACGTCACACATTTTGTACTCCTTTTAATTTATGTTAAGCGTTAAGCTTTTTTTTGTTTTGATACTCGTCTATGAAGTATTGTAATACATCAGTCTCAGTAATCAAACCAATTAATTTATTTCTATCTTTTACTACTGGCAGGCATCCTACCTTTTTATCGATCATGATCTTTGCAGCTTCTTCGACTGTAGTATCTGGTGAAACAGTAATTACATTCTTTGTCATTACTTCTGAAACCTTAACGGAGTCCAGAAATTCCTTATTCTCTCTCCAATTTGTAAGAATAGAAGTTAGCGAAGCACGGTAGAGGTCTCTCTGGGATAAGATGCCTACAATATCTTCTCCTTTCATAACAGGTAAATGTCTGATTCTTCCCAGATACATGATATCGTTGGCAAAACCAAGTTTTGCGTCAGCATTCAATGTTACCAGTTGTGTTTTCATCATCTCTTTTACTAGCATCTTTCTCCTCCATTTCTATGGCATCTTTAAGCCTTATTTCCCATTCTGACCCATAATGATTTTGAAGATTTTTTTGTATCTTCGCTTCCCATCTATCATATGCTTGTCTTATTGTAGTAATTGGCTGATGTTTTTCTGATATATAGAGAACTTTATGTACTTGTTTTGGAAGAGGAATCAGGATATAGTCTTGTTCTTTTTTCCCTTCACATATGGTTACACAATGAGTATCTTGTGCTTTTAATATTGTTTTTCTTGCAGTCATAGCATCCTCACTGAGAAATATATTTCGCATTGCTTCTGCCCGGTCTTGAATTGCATAAAAGGCCTGCCACTCTCTCTTGTATACAAGTTTCTTGTATGTACGGGAAGCCGTATATTCGTTAAAGATACATGGGCCGCTAATCTTGTGATATACGGATTCTCCTGCCATGTCCGGATATCCCATACATTGGCTAGGCCTGGATTTATAAATACTGCAGCGTAAGTCCATTTTTAGATTGGCATCCGGCGATGCCTTTGAGATCGTAAAATCCAGAAATTTGCATGAGTCATATAATTCGTTTTTATATCCTTTGCTCATTACTAATAATTTAACATATGGTGAACCCGTACCCTTTCTCCATAGTGATTTGAAAAAACCGATATGTCCGTTATTGGGCGGAATGACGCAGGTAAAGCAGCACATTCCATCTGAGCACTCGCTTTCCACAAAGGTCATAGTACAGGAATTTCCGTGTGTTGTGCAATTATTATTCATACGAGCCTTATATTCAGGATTCAATGCGTGTTACTTTTTCCTCAATCAATTGACAAACCAGCTTGTATCCTTCGCTCGATTCATTATAGCTAGGTATCCTCTTAATGATTTTCCTGGCCATTTCCTGGAGTTCTCCCGTGTTAAAAACACCATTAATATTAGTAATCAGGATTCTTCCCAGTTCTTTTGAGTAGGCGCCCACAAAATCATAAATCCCCCCAATAATAGTCAATTTGTTCTCTTTTACCCTATTACCATAATATTTTAATGCCTTTTCTACTTGATAATCTACATTTATTTGACTCAGATAAGCAAGCTCTTTCTTCTCATTCCTGATTTTTTCTAGTTGTGGTATTCCTCTTTCAATAGGGATTGTCAAGGGAAGCATTTCGCTTTTTACCTCATGACTAATTTTTGAATAATCTGTTTTTATGAGTTTATCAAAAGATTTTGCCAGATTAACAATTTCTTCGGATTGTGTTATGCAGGCATGTGTGGCAAACTTTACGGCGCCACAATCCGTATGACCAAGGACAAGCATAACAGGGGTATTAAGGACGAGAATTGAATACTCTATAGACCCTCTATTGATGGCTACCTGATTGCCGGCATTTCGAATGATAAATACTTTATTGAAAATATCTATTCCCAGAATCTCACCCTGTACCCGGGAATCAGCACAGGTAAGCAAGGTAATATACGGATTTTGATGTGTTGCATATGCCAGAAATTTTGTCTCATCTGTCTTTTTAACAAAGGCCTCGTTATGGACTAGCAAGTGCCGAAAAATATTTCCAACTTCCATACATCCTCCTTAATATATTTAAACTTTTTATATATAGTAAAGTTTCTCATCTTAACCACATTATGGTTCTACAAAATAGAGAAAACTTTATCCCTCTAATGAGCGGTTTTTAAAATACCATATCTAAAGTTAAAAGGATGTAGAGCTGGATAGATGTTTTGTTCCGGTTCTCTGTTACGTTGTCTCGAAATATTTTTTATGTTCCCATTCTGTTACCTGTATTCTGTATTCATCCCATTCAGCTATTTTTGAATGTATATAAATTTGGTACGTGTGTGTGCCCAAGGTTTGTTCCATCAATTTACTTTTTTTCAACTCTTCGATTGCTTCTCCTAAAGAGCCGGGTAAGGTAGCAATATTTCTGTACGCTAACTCATCCTTATTAAATTCATATACATTTTCTTCTACAGGATTAGGGGGTGTCATACCTTTTCGAATCCCATCGAGTCCTGATTCCAGCATAACTGCAAGGGTAAGGTAAGGGTTATTGCTGGGGTCTGGACATCTTAATTCTACTCTGGTCGCTTGCTCTCTTCCGGGAGAATATCTTGGAATCCGTATCAGGGCAGATCGATTCTTTTGTCCCCAACAAATATATACGGGAGCTTCATATCCCGGTACCAATCTCTTATAAGAATTTACTGTCGGAGATAGAATAGCACTCATTGCCCTTACATGCTGTAGCTGTCCTGCAACAAATTGTTTTGCTACCTTACTCAGTTTATATTCATCCTTTTCATCGAAAAAGATATTCTTTCGTGTATTGAGATCAAAGAAGCTCTGATGGCAATGCATCCCACTGCCACATACCCCAAAAATTGGTTTTGGCATGAAAGTAGCATATAAATCATGTTTATGCGCAATAGACTTTACCACCTGTTTAAAGGTTAATGCATTTTCCGCCGTCTTCAATGCTTCTGCGTATTTAAAATCAATCTCATGCTGGCCAGGAGCTACCTCATGATGGCTCATTTCAACGTTAAGTCCCATTTTCTCTAACGTGAAAATAATATCTCTCCTTACATTCCCGGCAAGGTCTCTTGGTGAGAAATCGAAATAACTTCCTACATCATGCGGGGTAGGCTCTACTTGTCCATTGCTTTTTGGTTTGAACAAGAAAAATTCTAATTCAGGTCCTACGTTATATCCAAAGTTCATGGCCTCAGCATTTTTAATTGCTCTTTTTAGGATATATCGAGGGTCACCCTCAAAAGGGGATCCATCAGGCATGTATACATCGCAGAATAATCTGGCGGTTGCTTCTTCTGTTTCCCAGGGAAGCAGTGCATAGGTATTTGTATCGGGTTTTAAAAACATATCGCTTTCGCAAATCCTTGTGAAACCATCAATTGAAGAGCCATCAAACCAAATACCTTTCTCTAAGGATTCCGGGAATTTTTCTACCGGTATAATAACGGCTTTGATATTTCCATTGATATCTGTGAACTGCAACTGGATAAATTTCACATTGTCTTCTTTTGCGCGATTGATTATTGCTAAATCTGCATGCTCGCTAGTCATGTAAATCTCACCTTTCTATACATTATTCATTATTTATCTAAAAAATAGCTTATAGCATGGTCTGTATATCATCCTCATTAAAATAATAAGATGATTATCAGTATCTATGAATATAACCTATGATGCTAGATACCACTACTATGGCATGATTATTGTAGAGTTGTTTAAACTTAACCCATAGTGTAAGATCCATTGAATTTATTAAAAAAATATACTGCAACCAGGGTATTTTCTTTTCTACAAAAAAGTTTGTTAATTCTAATCATATTATTGTAAAAAAACAAGTAATTTATGATCAACTGGTATTGGGTTCCTGCTTGACACTCTAAACGTATCGTGCTAAACTTCAGTTTACGTTATAATTTAGTATTCAGAATACTACATCTTTTACTCAGAGAATTTAAGGTAAGAATAAAATATTTCTATTGAGAAGATTATGGGGAAAATTATTGCAGTTTGTATAAGCGAAAAGAAGGGCACCCAAAAAAGGGATATCCGCTCATGTAAACTTATTGAACAGTTTGGTCTGGAAGGAGATGCCCATGCTGGAAAATGGCATCGCCAGGTAAGTTTACTGGCAAAAGAAAGCGCAAATAGTATGCGCGAGAAAGGATTGAATATCAAAGATGGTGATTTTGGAGAAAACATTGTAACAGAGGGTATCGAACTAAAATCCCTTCCTATAGGGACTTTGTTAAAAATTGGCGAAGGTATACTTATTCGGGTGACTCAGATTGGCAAATTATGCCATGATCGTTGCGCTATTTACTACAAGGCTGGTGATTGTATTATGCCAAGAGAAGGCATTTTTGCTGAAATTATTACCGGGGGCACTATTAAAGTAAACGATGAAATTACCGTACTTGAGAAGGATGCAGCAATAAAGATATGATTCAGGCAGCTATCTTGACATTAAGTGATAAGGGGTTCAGAGGAGAGCGAGAGGACAAGAGCGGTGAGGTTATTCGTAATATGCTCATGGGTATTGATGCTGTTGTTGCCGCCTATGAGATTATTCCTGACGAGAAGGAACTTATTACAAAAAAACTCCTCGAATTTGCTGAAAAATCCGATCTCATTATCACTACAGGTGGCACCGGTGTGGGACCCAGAGACGTTACACCTGAGGCAACACGGGCAATCATAGAAAAGGAGTTACCAGGTTTTGCTGAAGCTATGCGAATGGAAGGACTCAGGCATACTCCCAGGGCTATGGGTTCAAGGGCTATTGCCGGAATTTATAAACAGACACTTATTATTAATCTTCCCGGCAGTCCTAAAGGTGTAGCTGAAAACCTGGCCGTTGTTTTACCTGTTATTCAACATACCATTGGTCTTATCAAAGGCAATGTCAGCGATTGCGCAAAAGACCGCGAGAAGCACTAACAATTAAGATATATTCTCAGAATAAATAATAGTATCAGTATCATTCCTGGGGGCAACAGTCCAAATCAATCCTATTTCCTCTTTCAAAACATCATTATCCACATGTTTTCTTTATAAGGGAAATAAGATCATTTCCCTCTTATGAACACAATACTATCAATTTAGGAAAGCTAAAGCCTAAAAGGCTGGCATAAGATAGCTTGGGACGAATAGTTCTCATGATTTTCATGGATTTATATTGACTTGAAATCTTATTTGGCTTACCTTCTGTGGATAGTCTCAAATTAAAAGCATATCGGCTGTGATTAAAATTAAAGTATTATAGTCTTGGTTTGAGGCACAATTTTATAAAGGAGGAGCAATTCATGAAGAAATTGATTGTGTTGGTGGTTTTGTGTTTGTTTATATGTGGCCTTACAAAGGTAACGATCGCAGGCGATATTTATGGGTATGTATACGATACTAATGATAAAGCTATACCTGGTGTTGAAATATCTACAAAAGACAATCATAACGTTTATAGTAAAGAAACATCCGGTAGTGGTCTTTATTATCTTTCTTTAAAGGTAGGAGCTTATACAATCAAATATAAAAAAGAAGGTTATCAAACTCAAATGAATGATATAAGTTTACTAAAGAATGAAAAAAAATGCTTAGAAATGGTTGTTATGGTGGCAAACCCTATTCCGGCTGACTAAATTTTGTAAGTAATCGTAAAAGGGATAGGGTAGTTCCTGAGAATTGTAACCTTGAAGCCTCCCTGATAATTTTACTTAGGACGTTAACGTACGCAACATGGCAAAACCGCCAAATAATGAACATGTTGCAAAGCAAAAGCAATTCAAGGGTAAGATATCAGGTAATGTTAGATAGACTTTAACCCTCAAATATTATTTGACTTATCGAATATTTTTGATTAAAGTATTAAAAATTTAATCTACTTTAATCCATATCACAAAATATGTTATTCAGGATAGGAAAATTAAAAATATTTGGATAATCTCGCAGTTAGGACAGAAGGGCTTACAAAGATTTACAGGGATTTCTGGAGACGTAAAAGTACCTTAGCCCTGACGGATCTCAATCTCAATATTGAACGTGGAGAGATATTTGGTCTGCTCGGTCCTAACGGATCGGGCAAAACGACTACAGTAAAATTATTACTTGGTCTTCTGTTTCCCACCTCTGGTAAATCCTGGTTATTAGGATACCCTTCAAGCGATTTAAAGATTAAAAGCAAGATAGGGTTTTTACCGGAGGAGTCTTATTTATATAAATTTCTTAATGCAGAAGAAATTTTAGATTTTTACGGAAAACTTTTTAGTATTCCAAGAAGAGAAAGAAGAGGACGGATTGATAAGCTAATTCACGATGTAGGACTATGGCTGCATCGGAAACGTCCATTAAGCCAATATTCAAAAGGTATGCTCCGGAGAATTGGACTGGCGCAATCCATGATAAACAACCCGGAGTTGATACTATTGGATGAACCTACAAGTGGGTTAGATCCTATTGGTAGTTATGAGATTAAGAATCTCATCCTGGAATTTAAAAAACAGGGGAAGACAGTTGTTCTTAGTTCCCATCTTCTGGCTGATGTTCAGGATATTTGTAACCGAATTGCTATTCTGAGTAAAGGTATTTTGCAAGTAACAGGTAGTGTTCGGGAATTACTTTCTCAGAAAGATGTTATACAATTTCTGGTAAGGAATCTCTCACAGGGCGATATTCAGGCAATAGAGAATTTTATTAAGAATAAAAACGGTAGTGTACTCTCTATCGGTCACCCGTCCTCAACTTTGGAAGAGTTATTTGTAAAGACCATACAAAACCAGTCATAATATAGTTCTTTATATAGTTCTTTCGCGTGTTTACAATACTACTAACTATTGCTAGTCATACCTTTCGGGAAGCGATTCGAAAGAAAATACTGCATGTATTGATTGGACTTGGCATTCTTATTATGGCTGTTGTATCTATCGTTCCGACAACAGATGAACCAGATGCCAGGATCAAAATAATGCTTGTGGTATTTTTTCAGGTAGTAGTGGTTCTCTGTATGGTAGGGATAATTCTTCTCTCTGCTACCTCATTACCTCATGAAATAGAAGACAGAACAATTTATGGTATTTTATCAAAACCTATTTCGAGATTAAAGGTCATTGCAGGAAAAATACTAGGTTTTACCTTAGTATCAGCCTTTGTGTTGGTGATTTTAAGTTTTTTCAATATAGTTGCCGTTCAGCGAATTACAACACAATTACCAGGCAAATGCCAAGATATAGTAAAGGCAAGGAATGAATGTAAGGTATCACGGTTTTTCATTCAGGGTAAGCCGCATCATATTAGTGAAGGAATCGTATGGATTGAAGGTGGAAGGACAGGGATTGCTGTATGGAATTTTTCCGATGTATACAAAAAGCTGAATAGTAAATTTTCCCTTGAAGCGGAGTTCCATGTAAAGATTGAGAGTAGTGGAGATTTTATTGATACGATTCCGTTAGTTGTAAGGATAGAAAATACCGTTTCAGGACAGGGTAAGACCGAGGTTTTATCAGGAAAGGCTGACGAGCCATTTAACGTGAAAATAGATCCTGATATTGTTCAGGACAACAGTGCCGTAACGATTACTGTTTTCCCTGTACATAAGACGGATTATATCGGT
The genomic region above belongs to Candidatus Jettenia caeni and contains:
- a CDS encoding glutamine synthase, with the translated sequence MTSEHADLAIINRAKEDNVKFIQLQFTDINGNIKAVIIPVEKFPESLEKGIWFDGSSIDGFTRICESDMFLKPDTNTYALLPWETEEATARLFCDVYMPDGSPFEGDPRYILKRAIKNAEAMNFGYNVGPELEFFLFKPKSNGQVEPTPHDVGSYFDFSPRDLAGNVRRDIIFTLEKMGLNVEMSHHEVAPGQHEIDFKYAEALKTAENALTFKQVVKSIAHKHDLYATFMPKPIFGVCGSGMHCHQSFFDLNTRKNIFFDEKDEYKLSKVAKQFVAGQLQHVRAMSAILSPTVNSYKRLVPGYEAPVYICWGQKNRSALIRIPRYSPGREQATRVELRCPDPSNNPYLTLAVMLESGLDGIRKGMTPPNPVEENVYEFNKDELAYRNIATLPGSLGEAIEELKKSKLMEQTLGTHTYQIYIHSKIAEWDEYRIQVTEWEHKKYFETT
- a CDS encoding putative molybdenum cofactor biosynthesis protein, with the translated sequence MIQAAILTLSDKGFRGEREDKSGEVIRNMLMGIDAVVAAYEIIPDEKELITKKLLEFAEKSDLIITTGGTGVGPRDVTPEATRAIIEKELPGFAEAMRMEGLRHTPRAMGSRAIAGIYKQTLIINLPGSPKGVAENLAVVLPVIQHTIGLIKGNVSDCAKDREKH
- a CDS encoding ABC transporter ATP-binding component, with protein sequence MDNLAVRTEGLTKIYRDFWRRKSTLALTDLNLNIERGEIFGLLGPNGSGKTTTVKLLLGLLFPTSGKSWLLGYPSSDLKIKSKIGFLPEESYLYKFLNAEEILDFYGKLFSIPRRERRGRIDKLIHDVGLWLHRKRPLSQYSKGMLRRIGLAQSMINNPELILLDEPTSGLDPIGSYEIKNLILEFKKQGKTVVLSSHLLADVQDICNRIAILSKGILQVTGSVRELLSQKDVIQFLVRNLSQGDIQAIENFIKNKNGSVLSIGHPSSTLEELFVKTIQNQS